In Fluviicola taffensis DSM 16823, the following are encoded in one genomic region:
- a CDS encoding T9SS type A sorting domain-containing protein, with protein sequence MKSIFTLITSFSLCSVFAQNVTLDPNFGNAGITFTPNTSEINDLAIGSDGSIFSSGYSIEAGGSGIYHLTVTKHNSDGSIATNFGTNGIANTIIDYSEFPLDLKIQADGKILVSGSTYLGPTQNGPGDYKSFVVRYSTDGTLDASFGTNGIFQLIHSDSHIASIITLTDGSILLAGNSYGSAAISKLNSNGVLDNQFGTNGTSHLSDMNYSFILWSAILLQDNTILCVGYENSESNNSKLTYCKVDTNGDFIPAFGQNGKVIIDLSNTTPEITELFSMVKESADGKILIGGYASTNILLQIHPNGTPDNSFGTNGILNHPYPFTDFEFQEDGRILIGGNKEMSEYNYGYTVTRLLENGNLDSYFNSVGTFDLDISTGHDYLQSMKVDEDRIIVGGSSKQNSISNFTLASIDISQSLSIQEIAGESFNTYPTPCEDYLFIKTTDLIIQKIELVDAAGKYIDVSTHSLETNTINTTHLSGGVYQLVLTTADGNLFVQKIVKK encoded by the coding sequence ATGAAATCAATTTTTACACTTATTACGAGCTTCTCTTTATGCTCGGTTTTTGCACAAAATGTAACCCTAGACCCCAATTTTGGTAATGCTGGAATCACATTTACCCCAAACACTTCTGAAATTAACGACCTTGCGATCGGATCTGATGGTTCCATTTTCAGTTCTGGATACAGTATTGAAGCAGGAGGAAGTGGGATTTATCATTTGACAGTAACAAAACACAACAGTGATGGTTCGATTGCTACCAACTTTGGAACAAATGGAATCGCAAACACTATTATTGATTATTCCGAATTTCCATTAGATCTGAAAATCCAAGCGGATGGAAAAATTTTGGTTTCAGGATCAACTTACCTTGGGCCAACACAAAATGGACCTGGTGATTACAAATCATTTGTGGTACGTTATTCAACTGACGGTACTTTAGATGCAAGTTTTGGAACAAACGGAATCTTTCAATTAATTCACTCGGATAGTCATATTGCTTCCATTATTACCTTAACTGATGGATCAATTCTATTAGCAGGAAACAGTTATGGAAGTGCTGCAATTAGTAAACTGAATTCAAACGGAGTTCTTGATAATCAATTTGGAACAAATGGCACGAGTCACCTATCTGACATGAATTACAGCTTTATTCTTTGGAGTGCTATTTTACTACAAGACAATACGATTCTTTGTGTTGGATATGAAAACTCTGAATCAAATAACTCAAAGCTTACTTACTGCAAAGTAGATACAAATGGGGATTTCATTCCTGCTTTCGGACAAAATGGAAAAGTCATTATAGATTTATCAAACACAACCCCAGAAATAACTGAATTATTTTCCATGGTCAAAGAAAGTGCTGATGGGAAAATTTTAATCGGTGGTTACGCATCCACCAATATTTTACTTCAAATTCATCCAAATGGAACCCCGGATAATTCATTTGGAACGAACGGAATATTGAATCATCCCTATCCTTTTACTGATTTTGAGTTTCAGGAAGACGGGAGAATTCTGATTGGCGGAAACAAAGAAATGAGTGAGTACAATTATGGTTACACCGTTACAAGACTTCTTGAAAATGGGAATTTGGATTCTTATTTCAACAGCGTAGGAACATTTGATTTAGATATTTCAACTGGACATGATTATCTTCAATCCATGAAAGTAGATGAAGATCGAATCATTGTTGGCGGTTCTTCCAAGCAAAATTCAATTTCAAATTTCACCTTAGCAAGTATTGATATCAGTCAAAGTTTATCGATTCAAGAAATTGCTGGTGAATCATTTAACACTTACCCTACTCCATGTGAGGATTACCTTTTTATTAAAACAACAGATTTAATCATCCAAAAAATAGAGTTAGTAGATGCTGCAGGAAAGTATATCGATGTATCTACTCATTCACTTGAAACAAATACAATCAATACAACACATTTATCAGGCGGAGTGTATCAATTAGTTCTAACTACAGCTGATGGAAATCTATTCGTACAAAAAATCGTGAAAAAGTAA
- a CDS encoding Crp/Fnr family transcriptional regulator produces MELKSYFECFDIFTSGEIDYAISLFSKRKLNKGDYFIQEGQKCSEVAFVQKGIFRSFYASQSGDEITYCFRFPNELIAAYSSFITGNPSVENLQALSPAELLIIQQKDIDLLVKENPKWVTFLRIIAEQNYLELETRVFQLQRDSAQERYQNMLKKQPQYIQQIPLQYLASYLGITQRHLSRIRKQLVFETNVL; encoded by the coding sequence ATGGAATTGAAATCATATTTTGAGTGTTTCGATATTTTTACTTCTGGAGAAATTGATTATGCTATTAGCCTATTTTCGAAGCGAAAGTTAAATAAAGGTGATTATTTCATTCAAGAAGGTCAAAAATGTTCAGAAGTTGCTTTCGTTCAAAAAGGAATATTCAGATCTTTTTATGCCTCACAATCTGGAGATGAAATCACCTATTGTTTTCGTTTTCCGAATGAGTTAATCGCTGCTTATTCTTCTTTCATTACTGGAAATCCCAGTGTGGAAAACCTGCAAGCACTTTCACCAGCAGAGCTATTGATTATCCAACAAAAAGATATTGACTTATTGGTGAAAGAAAATCCAAAATGGGTAACGTTTTTGAGAATAATTGCAGAACAAAATTATTTAGAACTTGAAACTCGGGTATTTCAATTGCAACGAGATTCAGCGCAAGAGCGGTATCAAAACATGCTTAAAAAGCAGCCACAGTATATTCAACAAATTCCCTTACAGTACCTTGCCTCTTATTTAGGAATTACACAACGTCACTTGAGCCGAATTCGGAAACAACTCGTTTTTGAGACAAATGTCCTGTAG
- a CDS encoding NAD(P)H-dependent oxidoreductase: MNKKIVIINGHPNANSFNFGLAEAYKKGAEIAGAEIKEIVIAELNFNPNLQFGYQKRTELEPDLLEAWEKIKWADHLVWIHPVWWGGLPAITKGFIDRLFLPGFAFQYRENSSFWDKLLKGKTAHIITTLDQPGWFYRFYFRRPSVNQLKRSTLQFCGISPVKVSYIAIVKNSSTGMREKWLKKVENWGKGLK, translated from the coding sequence ATGAACAAAAAAATAGTAATCATCAATGGTCATCCAAATGCAAATTCATTCAACTTTGGACTTGCAGAAGCATACAAAAAAGGAGCAGAAATAGCTGGTGCTGAAATCAAAGAAATTGTCATTGCGGAATTAAATTTCAATCCAAATTTGCAATTTGGTTATCAAAAAAGAACCGAACTAGAACCCGATTTACTCGAAGCGTGGGAGAAAATCAAATGGGCAGATCATTTGGTTTGGATTCATCCAGTTTGGTGGGGTGGTTTACCCGCGATTACCAAAGGATTTATTGATCGGTTATTCCTTCCAGGGTTTGCCTTTCAATACCGCGAAAACTCTTCTTTTTGGGACAAACTATTGAAAGGGAAAACAGCACACATCATTACAACTTTGGATCAACCCGGCTGGTTCTATCGGTTCTATTTTAGAAGACCAAGTGTGAATCAATTGAAGAGATCTACTTTGCAATTCTGTGGAATTAGCCCTGTGAAAGTGAGTTATATTGCGATTGTCAAAAACTCATCTACAGGAATGCGTGAAAAGTGGCTAAAAAAAGTTGAGAATTGGGGAAAAGGGCTGAAATAA
- a CDS encoding 1-aminocyclopropane-1-carboxylate deaminase/D-cysteine desulfhydrase codes for MELFESSKSILQEIKLDSSKFKNIRLLVKRDDLIHPEVSGNKWRKLKYNIELVQFQKKDGILTFGGAYSNHLLATAAACQLAGMKSIGIVRGEELTATSNDNLKRCSELGMELLFVPRESYDERNEKSCQEGWKEAYPSFLLIPEGGSNYYGLVGCQEIWKELPDQVDHLFVAQGTTTTSCGLLVGSNENTTLHVVPVLKGFDSTAEMRKQLFPFLIDEETITEYINRVEVHSESHFGGYGKWNQELIDFIQDRKAEFDLPLDKIYTGKAFYALMNWLEQQDFQTPQTVIFLHTGGLQNGSV; via the coding sequence ATGGAGCTATTCGAATCTTCAAAATCCATTTTACAAGAAATAAAGCTTGATTCGTCTAAGTTTAAGAATATTCGGTTACTTGTAAAACGCGACGATTTGATTCATCCGGAAGTTTCTGGGAACAAATGGCGTAAACTGAAATACAACATCGAATTGGTGCAATTTCAAAAGAAAGACGGGATTCTGACTTTTGGAGGAGCTTATTCGAATCACTTGTTGGCAACCGCTGCAGCTTGTCAATTAGCAGGAATGAAATCGATTGGAATTGTTCGCGGAGAGGAGTTGACAGCAACGAGCAACGATAATTTGAAACGCTGTTCAGAATTGGGAATGGAGCTGTTATTTGTTCCGAGAGAATCCTATGATGAACGTAACGAGAAAAGTTGTCAAGAAGGTTGGAAAGAAGCATATCCGTCTTTTTTGTTAATTCCTGAAGGTGGCTCGAATTATTACGGGTTGGTTGGTTGCCAGGAAATTTGGAAGGAATTGCCCGATCAGGTTGATCATTTATTTGTAGCCCAGGGAACAACGACGACCAGCTGCGGTTTGCTGGTTGGTTCAAATGAGAACACAACTTTACATGTCGTTCCTGTTTTGAAAGGATTTGATTCGACAGCCGAAATGCGCAAACAGCTTTTTCCTTTTCTGATAGATGAAGAAACGATAACCGAATATATAAATCGAGTAGAAGTGCACTCTGAATCCCATTTTGGAGGTTATGGAAAATGGAACCAAGAATTAATAGATTTTATCCAAGATCGTAAGGCTGAATTCGATTTGCCACTGGATAAAATCTATACTGGAAAAGCATTTTATGCCTTAATGAATTGGTTGGAACAGCAGGATTTCCAAACTCCTCAGACTGTTATTTTTCTTCATACGGGTGGATTACAGAATGGAAGTGTTTGA
- a CDS encoding DUF5522 domain-containing protein, which yields MNDDFRPLPKNNGLDPDDFYYTPEGYIVFTEKYHLKRGHCCKSGCRHCPYGYDKRTDTFKKHSE from the coding sequence ATGAATGATGATTTTCGTCCGCTCCCCAAAAATAATGGTTTAGATCCAGATGACTTTTATTATACACCAGAAGGTTATATTGTTTTTACAGAGAAGTATCATTTAAAGCGCGGACATTGCTGTAAAAGTGGCTGCAGACATTGTCCGTATGGATACGATAAACGAACAGACACTTTTAAGAAACATTCCGAATAA
- the rlmF gene encoding 23S rRNA (adenine(1618)-N(6))-methyltransferase RlmF, with translation MDKSKFDKLQAEKRSSVERLHIRNKNRERYDLTALIHSTPELKSYVKPNKFGDDSIDFSSPAAVKLLNKALLNYYYGIRNWEFPDENLCPPIPGRADYIHHMADLLAENNPNGIPQGNQITCLDVGVGATCIYPILGVTEYDWSFIGSDIDPKSVASSRHVVEANSSLRNKITCRLQTRPKAIFSGIIGNEEKFDLTICNPPFHSSLDDAQNGTRRKIKNLSGKQLKMPELNFSGNSNELICEGGEFQFLMNMIQESKKFSKNCYWFSSLVSKESNLKGIYQSLDKNQAVQIKTIPMGTGNKRSRIVCWTFLSKTEQKEWRQTRW, from the coding sequence ATGGACAAATCTAAATTTGATAAGTTGCAGGCTGAGAAGAGGAGCAGTGTGGAAAGATTGCACATTCGAAACAAAAACCGAGAACGTTATGATTTAACTGCTTTAATCCATTCTACTCCGGAGTTGAAAAGTTATGTAAAACCAAATAAATTTGGTGACGATTCCATTGATTTTTCAAGTCCAGCTGCGGTCAAACTTCTGAACAAGGCTTTACTGAATTATTATTATGGAATAAGGAATTGGGAATTTCCAGATGAGAACTTATGTCCGCCAATTCCTGGAAGAGCTGATTATATTCATCACATGGCCGATTTGTTAGCTGAAAACAATCCGAATGGTATTCCGCAGGGGAATCAAATCACCTGTTTGGATGTTGGCGTTGGAGCCACATGTATTTATCCCATTCTTGGAGTTACGGAATACGACTGGAGTTTTATTGGGTCTGACATTGATCCGAAATCGGTTGCTTCTTCACGGCATGTTGTGGAGGCCAATTCTTCTCTTCGAAATAAGATTACATGTCGTTTACAAACAAGACCGAAAGCTATTTTTAGTGGAATTATAGGAAACGAAGAAAAATTTGATCTGACAATCTGCAATCCACCTTTTCACTCGTCCTTGGATGATGCACAAAACGGAACACGAAGAAAAATCAAAAACCTTTCAGGGAAACAGTTAAAAATGCCAGAACTTAATTTTTCTGGAAATAGCAACGAACTGATTTGTGAAGGAGGAGAATTTCAGTTTCTCATGAACATGATTCAGGAAAGTAAAAAGTTCTCTAAAAACTGTTACTGGTTTTCGTCCTTGGTCTCAAAAGAATCCAATTTGAAAGGAATCTATCAGTCATTGGATAAGAATCAAGCTGTTCAAATCAAAACAATTCCAATGGGAACAGGAAATAAAAGAAGCCGTATCGTTTGTTGGACATTCCTTTCCAAAACGGAACAAAAAGAATGGCGCCAAACGAGGTGGTAG
- a CDS encoding DUF3037 domain-containing protein, producing the protein MFLYEYAVIRLVPMVEREEFINVGIILFSKREKFIQAKIELDEERLAWFKCELDIDQVKANLKAFELIALGSKAGGPIACEELPERFRWLTAVRSSIIQTSRPHPGRTPDLEKEVERLFAEYVG; encoded by the coding sequence ATGTTCTTATATGAATATGCTGTAATTCGGTTGGTACCAATGGTAGAGCGCGAAGAATTCATCAATGTCGGGATTATCTTGTTTTCGAAGCGGGAAAAATTTATTCAGGCGAAAATCGAATTGGACGAAGAGCGTTTAGCTTGGTTTAAATGTGAATTGGATATCGATCAAGTAAAAGCAAATTTGAAAGCCTTTGAATTAATTGCTCTCGGATCTAAAGCTGGCGGACCAATTGCCTGTGAGGAATTACCAGAGCGTTTTCGTTGGCTAACAGCTGTGAGAAGTTCCATCATTCAAACGTCACGGCCACATCCAGGAAGAACACCTGATTTGGAGAAGGAAGTGGAGCGATTGTTCGCGGAATACGTTGGTTAA
- a CDS encoding HipA family kinase gives MMMLDFLRTVNVTRYISPLREGGSLPALVDADDDFKYVLKFRGAGHGVKALISEFLGGEIARMLGFKVPELVFIHLDEDFGRSEADEEIQDLLRASHGLNLGLHFLSGAITFDPVVTKVDEETASKIVWLDAFITNIDRTFRNTNMLIWKKELWLIDHGASFYFHHTWDNWEKTASSNFVYVKDHVLLPQASKMDEADTFCRSKLSEEKIHQLVDSIPDVWLNWEDLDATPDEIREVYKQFLTIRLNHSANFVNEAKTARNVLI, from the coding sequence ATGATGATGTTGGATTTTCTAAGAACAGTAAACGTAACACGGTATATTTCTCCGTTGAGAGAGGGAGGATCTCTTCCAGCTTTGGTGGATGCAGACGATGATTTCAAGTATGTATTGAAATTTCGTGGTGCTGGACATGGCGTAAAAGCATTGATTTCAGAGTTTTTAGGTGGAGAAATTGCTCGAATGCTTGGATTTAAAGTTCCCGAATTGGTTTTCATTCATTTAGATGAAGATTTTGGACGTTCAGAAGCTGATGAAGAAATTCAAGACTTATTGCGCGCAAGTCATGGCTTAAATCTAGGATTACATTTTCTTTCTGGAGCAATTACCTTCGATCCAGTTGTGACGAAAGTAGATGAAGAAACTGCTTCTAAAATTGTGTGGTTGGATGCCTTTATTACGAACATAGATCGAACTTTCCGAAATACCAATATGTTGATTTGGAAGAAGGAATTATGGCTAATTGATCACGGTGCTTCGTTCTATTTTCATCATACTTGGGACAATTGGGAGAAAACGGCAAGCAGCAATTTTGTATATGTCAAAGACCATGTACTTTTGCCTCAAGCCTCTAAGATGGACGAAGCAGATACATTTTGTCGCTCTAAATTGAGTGAAGAAAAAATCCATCAATTAGTGGATTCCATTCCTGATGTGTGGTTGAACTGGGAAGATTTGGATGCTACTCCAGATGAAATTAGAGAAGTGTACAAGCAATTTTTAACCATTCGCTTGAATCATTCTGCCAATTTTGTAAACGAAGCTAAAACTGCCCGAAATGTTCTTATATGA
- a CDS encoding 1-acyl-sn-glycerol-3-phosphate acyltransferase, producing MGKFFFWLLKLFGWKIDNHTPVGVNKAVVVMGPHTSNWDFIIGKIAFSHYNVNGKFLIKKDLFFFPLGYLLKAMGGVPVDRKKTTNNITEQAVKYFNENEKCFMVFTPEGTRSYQPKWKKGFYYIAQNANVPIYIGYIDYKRKIGGFHSLFTPTGDVDADIKYIKSILSQYSGKVPENGIRKEEIA from the coding sequence ATGGGAAAATTCTTTTTCTGGCTTCTTAAGCTATTTGGTTGGAAGATAGACAATCACACTCCAGTGGGTGTTAATAAGGCAGTTGTAGTGATGGGGCCACATACTTCTAACTGGGACTTTATAATTGGAAAAATTGCTTTTTCGCACTACAACGTTAATGGGAAATTCTTAATTAAGAAAGATTTGTTTTTTTTTCCACTCGGATATCTTTTAAAGGCAATGGGTGGAGTTCCTGTAGATCGTAAGAAAACGACGAATAATATTACTGAACAGGCTGTGAAATATTTCAATGAGAACGAAAAATGTTTCATGGTTTTCACACCCGAAGGAACGAGAAGTTACCAACCAAAGTGGAAAAAAGGATTTTATTACATTGCTCAAAATGCGAATGTTCCTATTTACATTGGTTACATCGATTACAAACGAAAAATTGGAGGATTCCATTCTTTGTTTACGCCAACAGGAGATGTGGATGCGGATATCAAGTATATTAAGAGTATTTTGTCTCAGTATTCTGGGAAAGTACCTGAAAATGGAATTCGCAAAGAAGAGATAGCATAG
- a CDS encoding DUF2141 domain-containing protein, which produces MKRFFLSFILIALVSLVSVSFKTPAYHTITVKVTNIRNSTGNIQLQIFRSAENYNKGLAWKIKTVDKSEMKNNTITCTFTGIESGEYGMALLDDENKNKEMDYTMLMPDEGFGFADYYHTSWSKPKYDSFKFSLKEDKAVTVKVRYV; this is translated from the coding sequence ATGAAAAGATTTTTTTTAAGCTTCATTCTAATTGCATTAGTGAGTTTAGTGTCTGTATCATTTAAAACACCAGCTTATCATACAATTACCGTTAAAGTAACCAATATTCGTAATAGTACTGGAAATATTCAGCTTCAAATTTTTCGAAGTGCAGAAAACTACAACAAAGGACTTGCTTGGAAAATAAAGACAGTTGATAAAAGTGAAATGAAAAACAATACAATTACTTGTACCTTCACTGGAATTGAATCGGGAGAGTATGGTATGGCTCTTTTAGACGACGAAAATAAGAATAAGGAAATGGACTATACCATGCTGATGCCTGACGAAGGGTTCGGATTCGCGGATTACTATCACACATCTTGGAGTAAACCAAAATATGATAGTTTTAAATTTTCTCTAAAAGAAGATAAAGCAGTGACGGTAAAAGTTCGTTACGTTTAA
- a CDS encoding ABC transporter substrate-binding protein, translated as MDKIKYTDQMQRTVEIHSTVSRIVSLVPSQTELLVDLGLKDRLVGITKFCVHPKELRKEIQLIGGTKNAKIELIQSLNPDLIIGNKEENNQSDIEALQNLCPTWMSDIFNLEDALEMIQKLGEITGTTEKATEIVSRIQTNFSTINEPAKKRGSVLYLIWKNPYIAAAGNTFIDAMLERLGFKNAVQQDRYPQVNLEKLNPDFIFLSSEPFPFKEKHIEELQVQFPNSQVILVDGEFFSWYGSRLVEAPNYFKKLLNLISV; from the coding sequence ATGGATAAAATAAAATATACAGATCAAATGCAGCGAACGGTGGAGATTCATTCCACCGTTTCGCGTATTGTATCGTTGGTTCCATCTCAAACCGAGTTGTTGGTCGATTTAGGATTGAAAGACCGCTTAGTTGGGATTACCAAGTTTTGTGTTCATCCGAAAGAGTTACGGAAAGAAATTCAATTAATAGGTGGAACAAAAAATGCGAAAATTGAGTTGATTCAGTCTTTGAATCCGGATTTGATTATTGGAAATAAGGAAGAAAATAATCAATCGGATATTGAAGCTTTACAAAACTTATGTCCAACTTGGATGAGCGATATTTTCAATTTGGAAGATGCGTTGGAGATGATTCAGAAGCTAGGAGAGATTACTGGAACAACTGAAAAAGCTACTGAAATTGTATCAAGGATTCAAACGAATTTTTCTACAATCAACGAACCCGCAAAGAAAAGAGGAAGTGTACTTTATCTGATTTGGAAAAATCCGTATATCGCAGCGGCTGGAAATACGTTTATCGATGCAATGCTAGAACGTTTGGGGTTTAAAAACGCGGTTCAACAAGATCGTTATCCGCAAGTGAATCTGGAAAAATTGAATCCTGATTTTATTTTTCTGAGTTCAGAACCTTTTCCATTCAAAGAAAAACATATCGAAGAACTTCAAGTGCAGTTTCCTAATAGCCAGGTTATTTTGGTTGATGGTGAGTTCTTTTCTTGGTATGGTTCTCGATTAGTAGAAGCCCCCAACTATTTCAAGAAATTGTTAAATCTGATTTCAGTTTGA